The Moorena producens PAL-8-15-08-1 genomic interval CTACAGAATTAGCAGCATTGGTGACCAGTAAATAAAATAGCGATCGCAAACTCATCTGCGATCGCACCAAATACAACTCTAGCTTTTTTTAATTTTGTGAGGTACAGAGTTTAGGGTTTTAGGGAACAGGGAACAGGGAACAGGGAATAGTAACCCAACCCTAACCCCTCCCAGGAGGGGAAGAGAGGGAACAGGGCAAAAATTATTTGTACCTCATTAGGATAAAAACCGCTAGAATGCAATTCTCGTTATGGTTGCCACATCCAGTTCCTATAGCAGTCCAAGTAAGCGATGCAGCGCGGTCTTGGGAAGGCAGCGCGGTCTTGGGGGTCTCCCCCATGAGCGACTGCCGTGGTTTCCCCCATGAGCGACTGCATCAAGACAAGGTTAAGACATATTTCTGTTCCCTGTTCCCTGTTTCCTGTTCCCTGTTCCCTTGAAACCAAAAACTATGTCCTAAACTATACTTATGTTGTTAATATTGCGGTACTGATGAATCAATTTCCTGACTCCAGGCGGTAATACCCCCTTTAACATTAATCCCTTCAATACCAGCCTCTTTCAAAATCCCCAAGGCTTTCGCTGAGCGACCTCCCTTTTTACAATGGGCAATCAAGCGATGACCATTAACCAGCTCCTTGACTTTTTCTACACCAGAACCCTGTTCAATATCCGGTAATGGCACTAGAACTGAGCCAGAAATCTTAGCAATGTCATACTCATGGGGATTGCGGACATCAATCAAAACAAAATCATCCGCACCACTTTCCATGAGTTCCTTGAGCTCCTGGACATTCATCTCTTTGATATCCATCTGGCGTTTGGCTTCCTCTTCTTTAGCTTGGGGAATGCCACAGAATTGTTGATAGTCAATCAACTTCTCAATCACCGGTCGTTCTGGATTGAGTCCCAGTTTCAATTCCCGGAAAGTCATATTCAAAGAGTTGTACAGCAACAAACGTCCACTGAGGGTATCCCCCTGGCCTAAAATAATTTTGACCGTTTCCGTTGCTTGGATCACGCCAATAATTCCTGGCAGAATGCCCAAAACCCCTCCTTCGGCACAGGAAGGTACCATTCCTGGTGGTGGGGGCTCAGGGAACAAGTCGCGGTAGTTGGGACCACCTTCGTAATTAAAGACTGTCGCCTGTCCCTCAAACCGGAAAATAGAGCCATAGACGTTTGGCTTATTCAGAAGTACACACGCATCATTGACTAGGTAACGGGTGGGAAAGTTGTCCGTACCATCGACGATAATGTCATAGGGTGCCATGATTTCCAAGGCATTCTCGGAATTCAGCAGGGTTTCGTAGAGGTCTACCTGACAGTGAGGGTTGATTTCTAGAATCCGCTCTTTGGCCGACTGAATTTTGGGTTTACCTACCCACGACGTCCCGTGAATTACCTGACGCTGGAGATTAGAACTATCTACAACATCGAAATCTACTAGACCTAGGTTTCCAATTCCAGCAGCAGCAAGATAGAGCAATAGGGGTGAACCTAATCCACCACTACCTACACATAGGACACTGGCAGCTTTGAGGCGTTTTTGTCCATCTAACCCAACTTCGGGCAAAATCAGGTGTCGGGAGTAACGTTCGTATTCGTCTTTACTTAATTGGATTTCATCTAGATTGGGATTTAACATGGCATGTTGGGTTTGAAGCGGTAAGACTCAGGACTTAACCTTTGATAATGATAGTTTCTTCTGGCTGGAACTGGTGGTGTTCATCCAGGCTCCAACTTCTGAAGTCACACGCTTTACCTTCCTCAACGGCAACAATAATATACGAGTATTGCTGCCATGCGATCGCACGATCAAATTCTGAAGGTACCGCTGGGTGATCCGGATGAGAGTGATAGATCCCGATTATATCGAGATTGCGATCGCGTGCGTCTTTTTGTGCCCGCAGTAGCACCTCAGGAGCAATGCTGAATCGGCGCTGTCTGCTATAATCTCCCTGAGGTTTGCCCTCAACCGTAGCATAGGCATCAGCTGCTTCACTATCCCAGTTGTTCGGTGTGGGTAATACTTCAAGCAGCGTTTTCACCTCACCCCGGTGCTTACCCAATAGTAAACCGCAGCACTCTTCTGGATAGGTGCTTTCTGCGTGGTTTTCAATTGCCAGTTGATGCTGAGTGTCCAGTGTTAAGCCCATACCGATTTAACCATCACCCTTGAAGTAATTATTTTTTTGTTGAAAGTTGAGTCTATAGTACCGTCAACTGTCAACTCTTAAGCAAAAATTATCAATTCTAAAATTATCAACTATAATATCACTTGTAATAGGTAAGATATTGTCGGGTGTAATACTTATTAGTTTTCGGTGTTGGTCAAATTTAAATTAACCAGTCTCAAGTCACCAGTCTCAATCGTAACTTTTCAACTAACAAGTCCTTAATAACCAGGGTTTGATATGACTCCTAACCGCACTAGAATAGCAAACAACGAAGAGTATCGATTTTTTTTTCAGGAGAATGCCGCCAATATTTTCAAACACCATGACCGGGAAGTAATAGACTGCTTGCAACGTCGTAAAATTCCGATTAGCAACATTATCCCATTGGAGCAGGTTTACAATATATCTGTCAAAATTGTTAAAAATATTCCCTTTAAGTCAGTAAAAAACTTAGCCTTACAACAAATGGAGGCAGTAGGGGAATTTCTGCAATATTTTCAAATAAGCATCCTCGGTCAACCCACGAGTATCTTCCAACTCCATGAGATTCAAATTAAAATAGATAAAATTTTTACCCCTGCCTTAACCTATGAGGGTGGAAAACTACTAATCTCTATTCCCGACTCGTCCTTACCGTTTCAGTCCCGTTACCTTACCGATCAGGAGCTGAAAAATCAATGGAATAAGGGGAATCATCTCTCCAAAAAGTCTCTGTCTCGTAAAGCATGGTGGTTATTAAATCCAATCGGAGAATTTCGGACTAACCTCAGAACAGTGCTATGGCAAGCTGCCCAAAAGCAAATTTTAGGTATTGACAAACTATTACTTAAGTTTGGCTTAATTGATAGATCTGATAGCAGTGAGCAAAGCAGTGCTCAACCTAGCTTACTGTTCAACCAGAATCCGCCACCACAAGATCAGGGGGTCAGACAGAATCCGCCAACACAAAATCAGGGGTTCAGAGAAGGTGCGATCGCATTGATCAAAAACTCTGTGAATGAAGACAAGCTGGGAATAGACTTAGAAGTAGTACTTAAGGATCAAGATGAGGCTACATTAGGGAAGCTGCTGGGATTATTTAGGCAAAACTTGGCAGACGCCGGTCAAATGGAAGAACTTATTGAAGCTGGTGCTTTAACCCTACAACAAGCCGTTTTTCATGAACAATCTGAAATTGATATTAAGATGTTTGGGTTTGTGAATGTCGGGAATTATCATCGCATTGATGTGTCGCTGAATATAAGTGCTGGTTACTTGAAAAAATATGTTGAATTGATTCCCAGAAAGGCTGTTATAAAAGCAATTCAATTCGGATTTGTAAACGTATATACTATAGATGATATTACAGTAAATCCCAGCTTTCATGGAGCAATAAAGCTCTATTGGGAAACCGCTGCTCTGGAAAAATCACTGCAAGAATTAAGTCTAGTTAACCTATCAGAGCAGTCAAGTTAGTAAACGTAAGCGGTCAGCGGTCAGCGGTCAGCGGTCAGCGGTCAGCTATCATCCAGACGTAACTCACATTAAACAAATGGTTAGCTGTTTTATTCAAAAGCTTTTCGCGCAGCGTGCGCGTAGCGCAATCGGTAGTTTTAAATAAAATAAGCTGACGGCTGATAGCTGACGGCTGAATGCTTACTTAAACACTCAAAAGTCATGAATCCCTTGTTAATTGACAATTGGCTAGTAACCATTGACAATTAACAAGCAATTTTCTGCTTGCAATTATGGCCACTAGCAATCAATTGGAGTCGTTACTCCTACAACTCGATGATCGCAGCTACAAATCCTACAGAGATATCAAGGGCAGCTATCAGTTTCCAGATTTCACTCTAGTCATTGACAGGGTTCAGGGAGACCCCTTTGCCTCTCCTAGCCAAGTGCGCGTGTACTTACCCCAGTCAGTGGCTGGTTTCCCCAGTGAGCTGTATCGCACTGACAGCCGAGCTATTGCCCTAGAAGATTATCTCACTCGCTCATTTGATTGGGTAGCTGGGGAAATGAGCTGTCGGCGGGGTACCGGAAATAGTGGCTTGATTGCTATTACCCGTGTCGGACAATCCGTGCTGGAGCGCACCTCGGCTTTGGTGAGTGATGAAGGAGTAGAAATCCGGTTTGTCGTAGGATTACCAGCCCGTGGTCGTCGGATTTCTGGGCGTCAGGCCGCAGAAATGCTATGCCAAGATATCCCTGATATTATTGACCAATCCATCAAGTATGAAGTCCTCGATCCAGCTGCCATTAAGCATCATGTAGAAACAGTGGAAGATGCAGATTGGCTGCGTCAACAGCTGGGAACCCGTGAATTAGTTGCTTTTATTCCTAACGGTGCCATTTTGCCACGCTCCAGTGGGGTGGATGACAAACCATTGCAAGAGAATGCGATCGCATTTCAATCTCCCAAGACACTTGAAGTAGCATTCACTTGTCCCAATCGAGGATTAATTACCGGTATGGGAATCCCAGAAGGGATCACCTTGATTGTAGGAGGTGGCTATCATGGCAAATCCACAGTGCTCAAAGCCATTGAATTAGGCGTTTACAATCATATTCCTGGAGATGGACGGGAATTAGTAGTCACCAATCCCACCGCTGTCAAGATTCGGGCTGAAGATGGTCGGGGGATTGCTGGTGTAGATATTTCCCCATTTATTAATCAATTACCTCACGGTCGCTCCACTGAAAAATTTTCCACCACCAATGCCAGTGGTAGCACCTCCCAGGCCGCAAATATTATGGAAGCACTGGAGGCCGGTACCGAGTTACTGTTGGTAGAC includes:
- the moeB gene encoding molybdopterin-synthase adenylyltransferase MoeB, producing MLNPNLDEIQLSKDEYERYSRHLILPEVGLDGQKRLKAASVLCVGSGGLGSPLLLYLAAAGIGNLGLVDFDVVDSSNLQRQVIHGTSWVGKPKIQSAKERILEINPHCQVDLYETLLNSENALEIMAPYDIIVDGTDNFPTRYLVNDACVLLNKPNVYGSIFRFEGQATVFNYEGGPNYRDLFPEPPPPGMVPSCAEGGVLGILPGIIGVIQATETVKIILGQGDTLSGRLLLYNSLNMTFRELKLGLNPERPVIEKLIDYQQFCGIPQAKEEEAKRQMDIKEMNVQELKELMESGADDFVLIDVRNPHEYDIAKISGSVLVPLPDIEQGSGVEKVKELVNGHRLIAHCKKGGRSAKALGILKEAGIEGINVKGGITAWSQEIDSSVPQY
- a CDS encoding Mov34/MPN/PAD-1 family protein codes for the protein MGLTLDTQHQLAIENHAESTYPEECCGLLLGKHRGEVKTLLEVLPTPNNWDSEAADAYATVEGKPQGDYSRQRRFSIAPEVLLRAQKDARDRNLDIIGIYHSHPDHPAVPSEFDRAIAWQQYSYIIVAVEEGKACDFRSWSLDEHHQFQPEETIIIKG
- a CDS encoding ABC-ATPase domain-containing protein, which codes for MATSNQLESLLLQLDDRSYKSYRDIKGSYQFPDFTLVIDRVQGDPFASPSQVRVYLPQSVAGFPSELYRTDSRAIALEDYLTRSFDWVAGEMSCRRGTGNSGLIAITRVGQSVLERTSALVSDEGVEIRFVVGLPARGRRISGRQAAEMLCQDIPDIIDQSIKYEVLDPAAIKHHVETVEDADWLRQQLGTRELVAFIPNGAILPRSSGVDDKPLQENAIAFQSPKTLEVAFTCPNRGLITGMGIPEGITLIVGGGYHGKSTVLKAIELGVYNHIPGDGRELVVTNPTAVKIRAEDGRGIAGVDISPFINQLPHGRSTEKFSTTNASGSTSQAANIMEALEAGTELLLVDEDTAATNFMIRDRRMQELIAKDKEPITPFIDKVKQLYSEYSVSTILVMGGSGDYFDVADTVIAMDNFQPQDVTEKAQLIAEKYFTERTAEGGKHFGSITPRVPLADGIDPSRGRKAVKLKVRDVDEVGFGAENIDLSAVEQIVEVGQLRGISRALVYAKEKYIDERLTLSEILNLVMKDIEEQGLDVLTFLPEGDLVQFRRLELAAALNRLRTLSVL